A window of the Hordeum vulgare subsp. vulgare chromosome 5H, MorexV3_pseudomolecules_assembly, whole genome shotgun sequence genome harbors these coding sequences:
- the LOC123452285 gene encoding solute carrier family 25 member 44, which yields MDTSTRAAKIPSLPQQTEINWDNLDMTKLYVVGAGMFSCVTVALYPVSVIKTRMQVASGEAMRRNALATFKNILKVDGVPGLYRGFGTVITGAIPARIIFLTALEKTKATSLKLVEPLQLSESMEAALANGLGGLTASLCSQAVFVPIDVVSQKLMVQGYSGHVRYKGGIDVVQKIMKADGPRGLYRGFGLSVMTYAPSSAVWWASYGFSQRVIWSALGRLDDKEDTPSQLKIVGVQATGGMVAGAVTSCVSTPLDTIKTRLQVNINKPKASEVVRRLIAEDGWKGFYRGLGPRFFSSSAWGTSMIVCYEYLKRVCAKVEEA from the exons ATGGACACCTCTACTAGGGCGGCCAAGATCCCCTCCCTCCCCCAACAGACGGAGATCAACTGGGACAA CCTCGACATGACCAAGCTCTATGTGGTTGGGGCCGGCATGTTCAGCTGCGTGACCGTGGCGCTCTACCCGGTCTCTGTGATCAAGACCCGGATGCAGGTTGCCTCGGGGGAGGCCATGAGGAGGAACGCCCTGGCCACCTTTAAGAACATCCTCAAGGTGGATGGGGTGCCTGGGCTCTACCGAGGGTTTGGGACCGTCATCACTGGGGCTATCCCGGCTAGGATTATCTTCCTCACGGCGCTCGAGAAGACAAAGGCGACTTCGCTCAAGCTTGTCGAGCCTCTTCAGCTGTCAGAGTCGATGGAGGCTGCCCTTGCTAATGGCCTTGGTGGTTTGACGGCGTCTCTGTGTTCGCAGGCCGTGTTTGTGCCCATTGATGTG GTTAGTCAGAAATTGATGGTTCAAGGATATTCTGGTCATGTTAGATATAAGGGTGGAATCGATGTTGTTCAAAAGATTATGAAAGCTGATGGGCCACGGGGATTGTACAGAGGATTTGGCCTATCTGTTATGACGTATGCACCATCTAGCGCTGTGTGGTGGGCAAGCTATGGATTCAGCCAGCGTGTAATTTGGAG TGCTCTTGGCCGTTTGGATGATAAAGAAGATACTCCTAGTCAGTTGAAAATAGTCGGTGTTCAAGCAACAGGGGGAATGGTTGCTGGGGCAGTGACCTCTTGTGTTTCAACTCCTCTAGATACAATCAAAACCAGGCTGCAG GTTAATATCAACAAGCCAAAAGCCAGTGAAGTAGTTAGAAGATTGATCGCTGAAGATGGATGGAAAGGTTTCTACAGAGGGTTAGGCCCAAGGTTTTTCAGCTCATCTGCTTGGGGTACATCAATGATCGTATGCTACGAATACCTAA AGCGTGTATGTGCTAAAGTTGAAGAGGCCTGA